A window of Candidatus Woesearchaeota archaeon contains these coding sequences:
- a CDS encoding dihydroorotate dehydrogenase electron transfer subunit translates to MHKAYKIKEIKRENPKTVSIILGGKIKNYHPGQFIMLWIPGIDEKPFVITYLNKDSFGVTIEEKGKFTKAAASLKKGDKVGIRGPYGSGFDIKDNSIIVVGGLGMAPAMNLIKGIKNSLIIQGAKTKEMLLFHEDPSLIAAVRKNNNRLHKCTDDGSFGKQCFTTQYLEKLISKEARVVYTCGPEIMIQGIFNICEKHNVECQASLERFMKCGIGICGSCAINDRLVCKDGPVFRSEQIRKLTEFGKFARMKSGRKVNIGEYYKWRQK, encoded by the coding sequence ATGCACAAGGCATACAAGATAAAAGAAATAAAAAGAGAAAACCCAAAGACAGTCAGCATCATTTTAGGGGGGAAAATAAAAAACTATCACCCGGGACAGTTTATAATGCTCTGGATCCCGGGAATAGATGAGAAGCCCTTTGTCATAACATACCTTAATAAGGACAGCTTTGGCGTAACAATAGAGGAAAAAGGAAAGTTTACTAAAGCGGCAGCAAGCCTTAAAAAAGGGGATAAGGTCGGAATAAGGGGGCCGTATGGCAGTGGCTTTGATATAAAAGATAATTCGATTATAGTTGTAGGCGGCTTGGGTATGGCTCCTGCCATGAACTTAATAAAGGGGATAAAAAACTCATTGATAATACAGGGAGCAAAGACTAAAGAGATGCTTCTTTTTCATGAAGACCCCTCCCTTATTGCCGCAGTAAGGAAAAATAACAACAGGTTACATAAATGCACTGATGACGGCTCATTTGGAAAGCAATGCTTTACAACGCAATATCTCGAGAAATTAATAAGCAAAGAAGCAAGGGTCGTCTATACCTGCGGGCCTGAAATCATGATACAGGGCATCTTTAATATATGTGAAAAGCATAATGTTGAATGCCAGGCTTCTTTGGAGAGGTTTATGAAGTGCGGCATAGGCATCTGCGGAAGCTGCGCCATAAATGATCGGCTTGTCTGCAAAGACGGCCCTGTATTCAGGTCTGAACAGATAAGGAAGCTCACAGAATTCGGCAAATTCGCCAGAATGAAATCAGGAAGAAAAGTAAATATCGGGGAGTATTACAAATGGCGCCAAAAATGA
- a CDS encoding amidohydrolase family protein, which translates to MAPKMTCLESGLAFVGGKIVKKNICIYKGRIAAIADSCVSGKRGMEKIDCTGKLILPGIIDSHVHFREPGMAQKEDFSTGSKAAAAGGITTVLDMPNNRPPVLTVRELEKKRKIAKKKCLVNYGFHFGSSKDNIREIKKAKNTASTKIFMNISTGDMKIEDENQLENIFRASKVIAVHAEGSKVKQAVELAKKTGKRLYLCHISSETELRYLKRNKPKNIFIEATPHHLYLKSSKSPFLDVKPRLKSDKDKQALWKAVSMGLIDTIGSDHAPHTIKEKKSKNPPSGMPGEETMLPLMLDAVNRRKMALRKLVQLCSENPAKIFGIKNKGCIKEGHDADLTVVDMHLKKKVDSVRFFTKCGWSAFNNKLLKGWPVMTIVNGNIVFDNGKINSKIKGKEVIFAEAGSK; encoded by the coding sequence ATGGCGCCAAAAATGACTTGCCTGGAAAGCGGTTTAGCTTTTGTAGGCGGAAAGATTGTGAAGAAGAACATCTGCATCTATAAGGGCAGGATTGCAGCGATAGCAGATTCGTGTGTTTCCGGAAAGAGAGGGATGGAAAAGATAGACTGCACAGGAAAGCTGATATTGCCTGGAATAATCGATTCTCACGTCCATTTCAGGGAGCCGGGCATGGCTCAAAAAGAGGATTTTTCAACAGGCAGCAAAGCGGCAGCAGCAGGAGGCATAACAACCGTGCTTGATATGCCAAACAACAGGCCACCGGTTCTTACAGTAAGGGAATTGGAAAAGAAAAGGAAGATAGCGAAAAAGAAATGCCTGGTCAATTACGGCTTCCACTTCGGCAGTTCTAAGGATAACATAAGGGAAATTAAGAAAGCCAAAAACACAGCTTCCACGAAAATATTTATGAACATTTCGACAGGCGATATGAAGATTGAAGATGAGAATCAGCTTGAAAATATCTTCAGGGCCTCGAAGGTGATAGCTGTTCATGCAGAAGGCAGTAAAGTAAAGCAGGCAGTAGAACTGGCTAAAAAAACAGGGAAAAGGCTTTACCTGTGCCATATCAGCTCTGAAACGGAATTGAGGTATCTGAAGAGAAACAAGCCAAAAAATATTTTCATAGAAGCAACCCCTCACCACCTCTACTTAAAAAGCTCAAAAAGCCCGTTTTTGGACGTAAAGCCACGTCTTAAGTCAGACAAAGACAAACAGGCGCTATGGAAAGCGGTCAGCATGGGTTTAATTGACACGATAGGCTCTGACCATGCCCCCCATACAATAAAAGAGAAAAAATCCAAAAATCCTCCTTCCGGCATGCCCGGCGAGGAAACCATGCTTCCTCTAATGCTCGATGCTGTCAACAGGAGGAAAATGGCTTTAAGGAAATTGGTGCAGCTTTGCTCTGAAAACCCCGCAAAAATATTCGGGATAAAGAACAAAGGCTGCATAAAAGAAGGGCACGATGCAGATCTTACAGTCGTTGACATGCATCTAAAGAAGAAAGTGGATTCAGTTAGGTTTTTTACGAAATGCGGGTGGTCTGCTTTTAACAATAAACTATTAAAAGGCTGGCCCGTAATGACAATTGTAAACGGAAATATCGTGTTTGACAATGGAAAGATAAATTCAAAGATAAAAGGAAAGGAAGTTATATTTGCAGAAGCAGGTTCAAAATGA
- a CDS encoding orotate phosphoribosyltransferase — protein sequence MTKQEIAESLLKIKAVDLDAKKGFVYASGRKGPIYCDNRLILSYPAERDKIIEGFLYTIKEKNIVFDIVAGVATGGIAWAAILADRLKKPMVYIRAASKNHGKQNQIEGELEEGKRILIIEDLVNTGSSSVAACIALKEESCTVAACIAVFNYSLKDAAKLFTKEKIPLYSLTDFSSLIKTAADAKYINAEGKKILMEWQNNPKAWKPTLSGKD from the coding sequence ATGACCAAACAGGAAATCGCAGAATCATTGCTGAAGATAAAGGCAGTAGACCTTGATGCAAAAAAGGGCTTTGTTTATGCTTCAGGAAGGAAAGGCCCTATCTACTGTGATAACCGGCTCATACTCTCTTACCCTGCAGAAAGGGACAAGATCATAGAGGGCTTTCTCTATACAATCAAGGAAAAGAACATTGTCTTTGACATTGTAGCTGGAGTGGCAACAGGAGGGATAGCATGGGCGGCTATCCTTGCAGACAGGCTGAAAAAGCCCATGGTGTACATAAGGGCTGCTTCAAAGAATCATGGAAAACAGAACCAAATCGAGGGCGAACTTGAAGAGGGAAAGCGCATCCTGATAATTGAAGATCTGGTCAATACAGGCAGCAGTTCAGTAGCAGCCTGCATTGCCCTTAAGGAAGAAAGCTGCACAGTAGCAGCCTGCATTGCTGTTTTTAATTACAGCCTTAAAGATGCTGCAAAGCTGTTCACAAAAGAAAAAATTCCGCTGTATTCCCTCACAGATTTCAGCTCATTAATCAAGACAGCAGCAGATGCCAAATACATCAATGCAGAAGGCAAGAAAATACTGATGGAATGGCAGAATAATCCGAAGGCCTGGAAACCTACCCTATCTGGTAAGGACTGA
- a CDS encoding copper amine oxidase, with amino-acid sequence MKLLNEYKNDLKFLISKKAVLLVVLGVLAAVVLGCVQSPGGQSRIEPPEKAESPSESAAQQLKKFSSADEIKEYINANSQQSSYYGSFVTRGFAVTGTADMAMEESAVPMAKSSGAAEFSQTNVQVKGVDEADFVKNDDKYIYTLSQDKLLIVDVYPAEDAEILSETEIEGIPRNMFVNDDRLVIFSVVDDEAFVIPEYDFVPRKRYAPRTHAFVYDISDRKEPILVNDFNVNGQYYQARMIGDYIYFIAKDNVYYQNNYIDLPVIREGAEKLVIPDVYYFDNPETNFVFHTIAAFSINKDEINAKSFLMGYSNNLMVSKDNIYISYQKNVPWRHHEQDNKERFYEVIVPLLPGKVRDEIEAVKSSGLSGYEKWEQVSSILEDMYNNMDEGDKEDLVEEIEEAVEEYELKKEIERRKTIIHKIAIDGGDIDYIAKGEVEGYLLNQFSMDEFESNLRVATTTEIWARRESRQYNNVYVLDGGMEVIGELEEIAPDESIYSTRFIGERLYMVTFKRIDPFFVIDLSRPEEPEILGQLKIPGFSDYLHSYDENHIIGIGKETADNQWGGTSIKGVKVALFDVSDVSNPEMIDKYEIGDSGTDSEALREHKALLFDRGKNILVLPIRKVKGDRYRDPRYGYYRQKVWQGAYVLGLTPEDGIELKGMVSHYEDDEDYRYYWGSPYAVRRSLYMDDVLYTISAKKILANSLEDLDDELAEIDLPYKQEKYYPVLY; translated from the coding sequence ATGAAGCTTTTGAACGAATATAAAAACGATTTGAAATTTTTAATATCAAAAAAAGCAGTGCTGCTCGTGGTATTGGGAGTCTTGGCAGCAGTTGTTTTAGGCTGCGTCCAATCCCCTGGTGGCCAATCCAGGATAGAGCCCCCGGAAAAAGCCGAATCTCCTTCGGAATCAGCAGCACAGCAGCTAAAAAAATTTAGTTCTGCGGACGAAATCAAGGAATATATCAATGCAAACTCTCAGCAAAGCAGTTATTATGGCAGCTTTGTAACCAGGGGGTTTGCAGTGACAGGAACAGCAGATATGGCTATGGAAGAGTCAGCCGTGCCCATGGCTAAGTCATCAGGCGCAGCAGAATTCTCGCAGACAAATGTTCAGGTGAAAGGCGTAGATGAAGCGGATTTCGTAAAGAACGATGATAAGTACATCTACACCCTGTCCCAGGATAAGCTGCTAATTGTAGATGTATATCCTGCAGAAGATGCTGAAATTTTGTCAGAAACCGAGATAGAAGGCATTCCCAGAAATATGTTCGTTAACGATGACAGGTTGGTTATATTCTCTGTTGTCGACGATGAGGCATTTGTTATTCCTGAATATGACTTTGTCCCGAGGAAAAGATATGCTCCAAGGACGCACGCCTTTGTCTATGACATATCTGACAGGAAAGAGCCCATTCTGGTAAATGATTTTAATGTAAACGGACAGTATTACCAGGCCAGGATGATAGGCGATTACATATATTTCATAGCAAAGGACAATGTCTATTACCAGAACAACTACATCGATCTGCCGGTTATAAGGGAAGGCGCGGAAAAGCTTGTAATCCCTGATGTCTATTATTTTGACAATCCTGAAACAAATTTTGTATTCCACACCATAGCCGCTTTCAGCATAAACAAAGACGAAATAAACGCAAAGAGTTTCCTGATGGGATACTCAAACAATCTTATGGTAAGCAAAGATAACATCTACATAAGCTACCAGAAGAATGTTCCGTGGCGGCATCATGAACAGGACAATAAGGAAAGATTCTATGAAGTTATAGTTCCCCTGTTGCCTGGCAAAGTCAGGGATGAGATAGAAGCAGTTAAAAGCTCCGGTTTAAGCGGCTATGAGAAGTGGGAGCAGGTTTCCTCGATTCTTGAAGACATGTATAACAATATGGATGAGGGTGATAAAGAAGACCTGGTGGAGGAAATAGAAGAAGCTGTAGAAGAGTATGAATTGAAAAAAGAGATAGAAAGAAGAAAGACAATAATCCATAAGATTGCAATTGATGGAGGAGATATTGATTACATTGCTAAGGGAGAGGTAGAAGGCTACTTGCTTAACCAATTTTCCATGGACGAATTTGAAAGTAATTTAAGAGTCGCTACTACAACAGAGATTTGGGCCCGGAGGGAAAGCCGGCAGTACAACAATGTTTATGTCCTGGATGGAGGCATGGAGGTAATAGGCGAATTAGAAGAGATCGCTCCGGATGAAAGCATCTACTCGACAAGGTTCATCGGGGAAAGGCTTTACATGGTTACATTCAAGAGGATTGATCCTTTCTTTGTCATAGACCTGTCCAGGCCGGAAGAGCCCGAAATACTCGGTCAGCTGAAAATTCCCGGCTTTTCAGACTATCTTCACTCGTATGACGAAAACCACATAATCGGCATCGGAAAGGAAACAGCAGATAACCAATGGGGAGGCACATCCATAAAGGGAGTCAAGGTAGCTCTCTTTGATGTTTCGGATGTAAGCAACCCTGAGATGATAGATAAGTATGAGATAGGGGATTCAGGCACAGACTCAGAAGCATTAAGGGAGCACAAGGCATTACTCTTTGACCGCGGGAAAAATATCCTGGTACTGCCGATAAGAAAAGTCAAGGGAGACCGTTATAGAGATCCCAGATACGGCTATTACAGGCAGAAAGTATGGCAGGGCGCATATGTTCTGGGATTAACGCCGGAAGACGGCATTGAGTTGAAAGGCATGGTAAGCCATTATGAAGATGACGAAGATTATCGCTATTACTGGGGAAGTCCGTATGCAGTGAGAAGAAGCTTGTATATGGACGATGTCTTATACACGATATCTGCCAAGAAGATACTCGCCAACAGCCTTGAAGACCTGGATGATGAGTTGGCAGAGATAGACCTGCCTTACAAGCAGGAGAAATATTATCCTGTTCTTTATTAG